One window from the genome of Actinoplanes teichomyceticus ATCC 31121 encodes:
- a CDS encoding HAD family hydrolase codes for MRDRARALLIDLDGVLRRWDPAPMIAVEVRYGLKPASLLETSMSWDIYRPAMAGEISDAEWMSLVAGRLPLDAAEAAAAVAEWQAYRGEVDPEALAFVRGVRAAGRKVGLATNGTDRLRGDLDALGLTGEVDVILNSWDLKTHKPAPEFFEQACQGIGELPKHVLFVDDDDRAIRGARAAGLAGYRWSGPQHVPYLRKALDLPD; via the coding sequence ATGCGCGACCGCGCCCGGGCCCTGTTGATCGACCTGGACGGCGTGCTCCGCCGCTGGGACCCGGCCCCGATGATCGCCGTCGAGGTGAGGTACGGCCTCAAACCGGCCTCCCTGCTGGAGACCTCGATGTCCTGGGACATCTACCGCCCGGCGATGGCCGGGGAGATCTCCGACGCGGAGTGGATGAGCCTGGTCGCCGGCCGGCTGCCGCTGGACGCGGCGGAGGCGGCCGCGGCGGTCGCCGAGTGGCAGGCGTACCGGGGCGAGGTGGACCCGGAGGCGCTGGCGTTCGTCCGTGGCGTGCGCGCCGCCGGGCGCAAGGTCGGGCTGGCCACCAACGGCACCGACCGGCTCCGCGGGGATCTGGACGCGCTCGGCCTCACCGGCGAGGTGGACGTGATCCTCAACTCGTGGGACCTGAAGACGCACAAGCCGGCGCCGGAGTTCTTCGAGCAGGCCTGCCAGGGGATCGGCGAGCTGCCCAAGCACGTGCTGTTCGTGGACGACGACGACCGGGCGATCCGCGGGGCCCGGGCCGCCGGGCTGGCCGGCTACCGGTGGAGCGGGCCGCAGCACGTGCCGTACCTGCGGAAGGCGCTCGATCTCCCGGATTGA